From Vitis vinifera cultivar Pinot Noir 40024 chromosome 5, ASM3070453v1, the proteins below share one genomic window:
- the LOC100257692 gene encoding probable peroxidase 61: MRRERCILFSLLALTALVVSLVTVEAAETLPETKLTWHYYKLNTTCRYAEAYVRSQVKFYWNELKDGSIAPKLLRLLYSDCFVNGCDASILLDGPNSEKTASQNRGLGGFALIDKIKTVLESRKECKGVVSCADILNLATRDAVHLAGAPSYPVLTGRKDGFESNAASVDLPSPSISWESALAYFKSKGLDVLDLGTLLGAHTLGRTHCSYIENRLYNFNGTNKPDPSMDTSFLAEMKKKCPQRVKKGQSDPLVFLNPESGSSHNFTNSYYSRILSHKAVLGVDQQLLFGDDTEQITEEFAAGFEDFRRSFALSMSRMGNLQVLTGSQGEIRENCRVRNN; this comes from the exons ATGAGACGAGAACGATGCATTCTTTTTTCGCTCCTTGCTCTGACGGCTCTCGTCGTGAGCTTGGTGACGGTGGAGGCTGCCGAGACATTGCCCGAGACGAAGCTGACATGGCACTACTACAAGCTTAATACTACTTGTAGATACGCAGAGGCGTATGTTAGGAGCCAAGTGAAGTTTTACTGGAACGAGCTCAAGGATGGGAGCATTGCCCCTAAGCTCCTAAGGTTGCTCTACTCGGATTGCTTTGTAAAT GGTTGTGACGCGTCAATCCTCCTGGATGGACCAAACTCGGAGAAAACTGCCTCACAGAATCGGGGGCTTGGAGGGTTTGCCCTAATCGACAAGATCAAGACTGTTCTTGAAAGCCGGAAAGAGTGCAAAGGAGTTGTCTCCTGTGCTGACATCCTCAACCTCGCTACCAGGGATGCTGTTCATTTG GCAGGGGCACCATCTTATCCTGTTCTTACCGGAAGAAAGGACGGTTTCGAATCAAATGCTGCATCAGTTGACCTCCCATCACCATCCATCTCGTGGGAATCGGCTCTGGCATACTTCAAATCTAAAGGCTTAGATGTGTTAGACTTGGGAACACTCCTAG GAGCTCACACATTGGGCAGGACACACTGTAGCTACATTGAGAACCGGCTTTACAATTTCAATGGTACCAATAAGCCAGACCCAAGCATGGACACATCATTCCTAGccgaaatgaaaaagaaatgtcCCCAAAGAGTGAAGAAGGGGCAATCTGACCCACTTGTGTTTTTAAACCCAGAATCTGGGTCCAGTCACAATTTCACCAATTCCTACTACTCTAGAATTCTATCCCACAAAGCTGTCCTTGGAGTTGATCAGCAGCTACTTTTTGGCGATGACACCGAGCAAATTACTGAAGAATTTGCTGCTGGTTTTGAAGATTTCCGGAGGTCATTTGCTCTGTCAATGAGTCGGATGGGAAATCTACAAGTTTTGACTGGAAGCCAGGGAGAGATACGTGAGAATTGCCGAGTCAGAAACAACTAG